One stretch of bacterium DNA includes these proteins:
- a CDS encoding glutamate mutase L: protein PGYRKLMEWADAPIMPTPGAVGSIIKRVAEMEGIEVVGVDIGGATTDVFSVFQGVFNRTVSANLGMSYSISNVFAEAGLPNVMRWVPFHMDERDLRNRVKNKMIRPTTIPQTMEELIFEQAIAKEALRLAFIQHKSFATVLKGVQQQRTIADAFEQSASGQTLVNMMTLDMLIGSGGVLSHAPRRQQSALMLIDAFLPEGITRLAVDSIFMMPQLGVLAEVHPRAATEVFNKDCLIHLGTCIAPVGEAKGGKGPVMDYHIEFPDGRVEKGTLEFGTMKLFKLGMDEKTSLPAVAKAVFEPQRAFDVGAGKGVKVERKISGGVVGIILDGRGRPFAVPTDDATRVAKLREWMLELDIYPRAALERA from the coding sequence GCCGGGGTACCGCAAGCTGATGGAGTGGGCCGATGCCCCGATCATGCCGACCCCGGGCGCGGTGGGCTCGATCATCAAGCGCGTCGCGGAGATGGAAGGCATCGAGGTGGTCGGCGTCGACATCGGCGGGGCGACCACCGACGTGTTCTCGGTCTTCCAAGGCGTGTTCAACCGCACCGTGTCGGCCAACCTCGGCATGTCGTATTCGATCTCGAATGTGTTCGCCGAGGCTGGGTTGCCGAACGTGATGCGCTGGGTCCCCTTCCACATGGACGAGCGCGATTTGCGCAATCGCGTCAAAAACAAGATGATCCGTCCGACCACCATTCCGCAGACGATGGAGGAGTTGATCTTCGAGCAGGCAATCGCCAAGGAGGCGTTGCGCCTGGCCTTCATCCAGCACAAGTCGTTTGCGACGGTGCTCAAGGGCGTCCAGCAGCAGCGCACGATCGCCGACGCCTTCGAGCAGTCGGCTTCCGGGCAGACGTTGGTCAACATGATGACGCTGGACATGCTGATCGGGTCGGGCGGAGTGCTCTCGCACGCGCCGCGTCGTCAACAGTCGGCGTTGATGTTGATCGACGCCTTCCTGCCGGAGGGGATCACGCGGCTGGCGGTCGACTCGATCTTCATGATGCCGCAACTGGGGGTGCTGGCCGAAGTGCATCCCAGGGCGGCCACCGAAGTGTTCAACAAGGACTGCCTGATTCACCTGGGCACCTGCATCGCGCCGGTCGGCGAGGCCAAGGGCGGCAAGGGGCCGGTGATGGATTACCACATCGAGTTTCCCGATGGCCGTGTCGAGAAGGGCACATTGGAATTCGGCACGATGAAACTGTTCAAACTGGGCATGGACGAGAAGACCAGTCTGCCGGCGGTGGCCAAGGCGGTCTTCGAGCCGCAGCGCGCGTTCGATGTGGGCGCGGGCAAGGGCGTGAAAGTGGAGCGTAAGATTTCCGGCGGCGTGGTCGGGATCATCCTCGACGGCCGCGGACGGCCGTTTGCGGTGCCCACCGATGACGCCACCCGTGTGGCGAAACTGCGCGAGTGGATGCTGGAACTGGACATCTATCCGCGCGCGGCGTTGGAGCGGGCGTAG